From one Streptomyces sp. NBC_01478 genomic stretch:
- a CDS encoding Xaa-Pro dipeptidyl-peptidase, which yields MPKRTRFTIWRSLATAATAALLAAFLTPAAAQSAPLESQPVYSYANAIREAVWVDTGLDGDGDGKTDRVAVDIVRPGEPARQGRKVPVIMDASPYYSCCGRGNESQLKTYDASGNVVQMPLFYDNYFVPRGYAFVGVDLAGTNRSDGCVDVGGRSDIQSAKAVVDWLNGRAKAYTTRTGTVGAKASWTNGKTGMIGKSWDGTIANGVAATGVKGLKTIVPISAISSWYDYYFAKGAPLYDSGPDWLSGYVDSPDAQAKCAAVQQKIVDGAPRTGDWTPFWTERDYVKDASKVKASVFLVHGLQDLNVRTKNFGQWWDALAKNGVERKIWLSQTGHVDPFDYRRGAWVDTLHRWFDHELLGYDNGIDRQPMADVERHPDQWETSKVWPPTGTAQTTLHPAQGTRAGVGTLGLHTATGTETFTDNPQESETDWAAAIDNSTADKAGFVTGPLTKDLRLSGSSKVTVTATPTTSTAHLSAVLVDVGPDTIRDYADSAEGITTLTDRTCWGESTAGDSACFLSTRAKTKAVDYNVLSRGWADLGNYASATKGVPLTPGKAYTITLDLAATDHVVPAGHRLALIVAGTDKDLIDPPSTTPTLTLDLSRTAARLPLVGGASAFAKATAVAGSRTPAATTLDGVRAPRNVQRVPGS from the coding sequence ATGCCGAAACGCACGCGCTTCACGATCTGGAGATCGCTCGCGACGGCGGCGACCGCCGCCCTCCTGGCCGCCTTCCTCACCCCGGCAGCGGCCCAGAGCGCTCCGCTGGAAAGCCAACCGGTCTACTCGTACGCGAACGCCATCCGCGAGGCCGTCTGGGTGGACACCGGTCTCGACGGCGACGGCGACGGAAAGACCGACCGGGTCGCCGTCGACATCGTCCGCCCCGGCGAACCCGCCCGACAGGGCCGCAAAGTCCCCGTCATCATGGATGCCAGCCCCTACTACTCCTGCTGCGGACGCGGCAACGAGAGTCAACTCAAGACCTACGACGCGAGCGGCAACGTTGTCCAGATGCCGCTCTTCTACGACAACTACTTCGTGCCCCGCGGCTACGCCTTCGTCGGCGTCGACCTCGCCGGCACCAACCGCTCCGACGGCTGCGTCGACGTCGGCGGCCGCTCCGACATCCAGTCCGCGAAGGCCGTCGTCGACTGGCTCAACGGACGCGCCAAGGCGTACACGACACGCACCGGAACCGTTGGTGCGAAGGCGAGTTGGACCAACGGCAAGACCGGAATGATCGGCAAGAGCTGGGACGGCACCATCGCCAACGGCGTCGCCGCCACCGGCGTCAAGGGCCTGAAGACGATCGTCCCGATCAGCGCCATCTCCTCCTGGTACGACTACTACTTCGCCAAGGGCGCCCCGCTCTACGACTCCGGCCCCGACTGGCTCTCCGGCTACGTCGACAGCCCCGACGCGCAGGCCAAGTGCGCCGCCGTCCAGCAGAAGATCGTCGACGGGGCTCCGCGCACCGGTGACTGGACGCCGTTCTGGACCGAGCGCGACTACGTGAAGGACGCGAGCAAGGTCAAGGCCAGCGTGTTCCTCGTGCACGGACTGCAGGACCTCAACGTCCGCACCAAGAACTTCGGCCAGTGGTGGGACGCCCTCGCCAAGAACGGCGTCGAGCGCAAGATCTGGCTCTCCCAGACCGGCCACGTCGACCCCTTCGACTACCGTCGCGGGGCCTGGGTCGACACTCTGCACCGCTGGTTCGACCACGAACTCCTCGGCTACGACAACGGAATCGACCGGCAGCCGATGGCCGACGTCGAACGCCACCCGGACCAGTGGGAGACGTCGAAGGTCTGGCCGCCGACCGGCACCGCGCAGACCACCCTCCACCCGGCGCAGGGCACCCGGGCCGGCGTCGGCACCCTCGGCCTGCACACGGCCACGGGCACCGAGACGTTCACGGACAACCCGCAGGAGAGCGAGACCGATTGGGCCGCGGCGATCGACAACTCGACAGCGGACAAGGCCGGTTTCGTCACCGGGCCGCTCACGAAGGACCTGCGCCTGTCGGGCTCCTCGAAGGTGACCGTCACCGCGACGCCCACCACGTCAACGGCCCATCTGTCGGCGGTCCTTGTCGATGTCGGCCCCGACACCATCCGTGACTACGCCGACTCCGCGGAGGGCATCACCACGCTCACCGACCGCACCTGCTGGGGCGAGAGCACGGCGGGCGACAGCGCCTGCTTCCTGTCGACCCGGGCCAAGACCAAGGCAGTCGACTACAACGTCCTCAGCCGCGGCTGGGCCGACCTCGGCAACTACGCCTCCGCCACGAAGGGCGTACCGCTCACCCCGGGCAAGGCGTACACCATCACTCTCGACCTGGCGGCGACCGACCACGTCGTCCCGGCCGGACACCGCCTCGCCCTGATCGTCGCGGGCACCGACAAGGACCTCATCGACCCGCCGTCCACCACCCCGACCCTCACCCTGGACCTGTCCCGCACCGCAGCCCGACTCCCGCTCGTCGGCGGAGCGTCGGCGTTCGCGAAGGCCACGGCGGTCGCCGGTTCCAGGACACCCGCGGCCACGACCCTCGACGGCGTACGGGCCCCGCGCAACGTGCAGCGGGTACCGGGTAGTTGA